From the Candidatus Peregrinibacteria bacterium genome, one window contains:
- a CDS encoding phosphatidylglycerophosphatase A gives MKIFRMVFLSLGGVGFSPILPGTLGSLISTILFFFCFPLLPHSFFLRIVFLLSIFGILFFVSIPLITAEKKDGQVDHHFIVVDELLGMLTTIFPIVIFRMPLLWEIGVTFVFFRFFDIVKPLGIRTIDQKNTPISVLLDDVFAGIYAAICLIGTTLLVASLSQT, from the coding sequence ATGAAGATTTTTCGAATGGTCTTTCTTTCTCTTGGTGGTGTTGGATTCTCACCTATTCTCCCCGGAACACTGGGAAGCCTTATTTCGACGATACTCTTTTTTTTCTGCTTTCCTCTTCTTCCTCATTCATTTTTTCTAAGGATAGTTTTTCTTCTTTCTATTTTTGGAATCCTTTTTTTTGTGAGCATTCCGCTTATCACTGCAGAAAAAAAAGATGGACAAGTCGATCATCATTTTATTGTTGTAGATGAACTCCTTGGCATGCTCACAACCATTTTTCCCATAGTCATTTTCCGCATGCCACTCCTCTGGGAGATAGGAGTTACATTTGTATTTTTCCGGTTTTTTGACATAGTAAAACCGCTTGGAATCCGCACTATTGACCAAAAAAATACCCCAATATCAGTTCTTCTCGATGATGTTTTCGCAGGAATATATGCGGCAATTTGTCTTATTGGTACTACTCTTTTAGTCGCCAGTCTTTCGCAAACATAA
- a CDS encoding O-antigen ligase family protein — MRKTIVILLGVLLALLPFHPFLITALEGNTSSNSFVLFRIWKEVLLVVAMTLSFFFVLSRKEFFQKWNALSLVVFFFALLSLITGVLFTGTGFPENIPQIALGAKYGLFFLLILVVLSWIPIRTVERNILENIALTSGVIVVVFGILQITILPENFLVQFGYSPEYGNIHPDGAISYCHKIENSITREEFCRIQSTLSGPNQLGAYLLLLFPLLWMRLRKAEIYSVERFFLGIVLLGGAFVFLMTWSRSAWIGVIAMLAGVFVLQAHRPLVATGALSLFGLGTTALFAPIFSITPWDAWKPVSLAFASISIISLIVLTIGNLKKRWFFQGMGLVFTFLLSWLVAVRFFFDTFFWNILLRPSSSQGHWERWKDGAEYMLQYPLGLGLGDAGPASARFANLGETGFLPESWYLQVGLESGFLGLALFLIILILLGRSLFLAKNDLARAMLFSLIGISAAACFLHTWESSVVSYSFAILAAVGLASQEEPSFFQRIFGKITELFHRNS; from the coding sequence GTGCGAAAAACAATTGTTATCCTCCTTGGAGTTCTTTTGGCACTCCTACCGTTTCATCCGTTTCTCATTACTGCTCTCGAAGGAAACACTTCTTCAAACTCCTTTGTTCTCTTCCGAATCTGGAAAGAAGTGTTGCTCGTCGTAGCGATGACACTCTCTTTTTTTTTCGTGCTCTCTCGAAAAGAGTTTTTTCAAAAGTGGAACGCTCTTTCTCTCGTCGTCTTCTTTTTTGCACTTCTCTCTCTTATAACAGGAGTACTTTTTACTGGAACTGGTTTTCCTGAAAATATTCCACAAATAGCTCTTGGAGCAAAATATGGGCTCTTTTTTCTTCTGATTCTTGTTGTTCTTTCGTGGATTCCCATTCGTACTGTTGAACGAAATATTCTGGAAAATATTGCGCTTACCTCTGGAGTCATTGTTGTTGTATTTGGAATACTTCAGATCACTATTCTTCCGGAAAATTTTCTTGTCCAGTTCGGATATAGTCCAGAATATGGAAATATTCATCCAGATGGAGCCATTTCATACTGTCATAAAATTGAAAATTCTATAACTCGTGAGGAGTTTTGTCGGATACAATCAACCCTTTCGGGTCCAAATCAACTGGGAGCATATCTTTTGCTCCTTTTTCCTCTCCTGTGGATGCGTCTCCGAAAAGCAGAAATATATTCCGTGGAACGATTTTTTCTCGGCATTGTTCTGCTAGGAGGAGCCTTTGTTTTTCTCATGACGTGGTCGCGATCAGCGTGGATTGGGGTGATCGCCATGTTAGCAGGAGTATTTGTGCTTCAGGCACATCGCCCACTGGTGGCAACGGGTGCGCTTTCTCTATTTGGACTTGGTACTACTGCTCTTTTCGCTCCTATATTTTCCATTACCCCTTGGGATGCATGGAAGCCGGTCTCACTTGCATTTGCCAGTATATCTATTATATCGCTCATTGTTCTTACCATTGGAAACCTAAAGAAAAGATGGTTTTTTCAGGGGATGGGACTTGTTTTCACCTTTCTCCTCTCTTGGCTTGTTGCAGTTCGATTTTTTTTCGATACCTTTTTTTGGAATATCCTTCTTCGTCCGAGTAGCAGTCAGGGACATTGGGAGCGTTGGAAGGATGGTGCGGAATATATGCTTCAGTATCCATTGGGTCTGGGGCTTGGAGACGCTGGTCCAGCGAGTGCTCGGTTTGCCAATCTTGGAGAAACAGGATTTTTACCAGAGAGCTGGTACTTACAAGTTGGGCTTGAATCTGGATTTTTAGGTCTTGCGCTTTTTCTCATTATTCTCATCCTTTTGGGACGATCTCTTTTTCTCGCAAAAAATGATTTAGCGCGCGCCATGCTCTTTTCGCTTATTGGCATTTCTGCGGCGGCATGCTTTCTTCATACATGGGAATCCTCTGTCGTTTCCTATTCCTTTGCCATTCTCGCCGCGGTAGGACTTGCTTCTCAAGAAGAGCCATCGTTTTTTCAACGTATTTTTGGAAAAATTACAGAACTCTTTCACCGAAATTCATGA
- a CDS encoding tRNA-dihydrouridine synthase → MNQKPSFSWNTWAQKGPLVALAPMDGYTDSAYRQIVKIIEPKSIVFCEFVSADGLSRAPKKMSRIIEFNPAVERPYIVQVFGKNPEAFAEAAKFIEEFGADGIDINYGCPAKKVIGSGHGSDLIRNPCLAAEIVASIKKSVRIPVSVKTRLGWENSETLLDFAKNLISAGAEMLTIHGRTVKQSFSGSADWNPIYELKMAFPHIPILGNGDIRSGEDAHQKIKNLNGVMIGRGSFGNPWIFREVACALSGETYRPPSPEEVGNIIRRHAEILIQTKGQKRAMLEFRKHLLSFTKGFSGARELRGQMTSIENLNDIEGVVTRISSGLSSEKISEETKAEFLP, encoded by the coding sequence ATGAATCAAAAACCATCCTTTTCTTGGAACACGTGGGCGCAAAAAGGTCCTCTTGTAGCACTTGCTCCCATGGATGGGTACACCGATTCGGCATATCGGCAAATTGTCAAAATTATTGAACCGAAATCGATTGTTTTTTGTGAATTTGTTTCGGCGGATGGATTGTCGCGTGCTCCAAAAAAAATGTCGCGTATTATTGAGTTTAATCCAGCAGTAGAACGCCCTTACATTGTGCAAGTATTTGGAAAAAATCCAGAAGCATTCGCGGAAGCGGCAAAATTTATTGAGGAATTTGGGGCAGATGGTATTGATATTAATTATGGTTGTCCAGCAAAAAAAGTAATTGGGAGCGGACACGGGTCTGACCTTATTCGAAATCCTTGTTTAGCCGCAGAGATTGTCGCATCAATAAAAAAATCTGTTCGTATTCCTGTTTCCGTAAAAACCAGGCTTGGGTGGGAGAATTCGGAAACCCTTCTTGATTTTGCAAAAAATCTTATTTCTGCTGGTGCAGAAATGCTCACTATTCACGGGCGAACCGTCAAACAATCTTTCAGTGGAAGTGCGGATTGGAATCCTATTTATGAGCTTAAAATGGCATTTCCTCACATTCCCATTCTTGGCAATGGAGATATTCGTTCAGGAGAAGATGCCCATCAAAAAATCAAAAACCTAAATGGTGTAATGATTGGGCGGGGAAGCTTTGGAAATCCTTGGATTTTTCGAGAAGTTGCGTGCGCGCTTTCTGGTGAGACTTATAGACCACCTTCTCCAGAAGAAGTGGGGAATATTATTCGGCGCCATGCAGAAATTCTTATTCAAACAAAAGGACAAAAACGCGCCATGCTTGAATTTCGTAAACATCTCCTCTCATTCACGAAAGGATTTTCGGGCGCGCGCGAACTCCGTGGACAAATGACGAGTATTGAAAATCTCAACGATATTGAAGGTGTTGTTACACGGATTTCTTCGGGGCTTTCTTCGGAGAAAATATCTGAAGAAACAAAAGCAGAATTCCTCCCGTAA
- the lgt gene encoding prolipoprotein diacylglyceryl transferase, which yields MLEQIAHFSIGPITIHFYGFMYALGAVNAFFLTRWIFRKKGEFISSEAMGDLLFWTMLFGVLGGRFFYAFVYNPSYFLVHPIDIIAFWKSGGIAGMSIHGGLIGGMMGLWWGCQKQKLSFWRMADHFLPAIAIGLALGRLGNFVNGELVGRITEVPWGMDFGDGENRHPAQLYAVMKDVLLCAIFLPLVFHLPSEKRESEKGSPREFIQKSPFGTLSALFLMTLAVFRFMVEFFRAPDAHIGLLAEGLSIGQWLSTGLFLTGGILLLFLQIFSPKKAPKKSV from the coding sequence ATGCTTGAACAGATTGCTCACTTTTCTATTGGTCCCATAACGATCCACTTTTATGGGTTTATGTATGCGCTTGGAGCAGTAAATGCTTTTTTTCTTACGCGTTGGATTTTTCGGAAAAAAGGAGAATTCATTTCTTCAGAAGCAATGGGAGATCTTCTCTTTTGGACAATGCTTTTTGGAGTTCTCGGCGGAAGATTCTTTTATGCATTTGTGTATAATCCTTCATATTTTTTGGTACATCCGATTGATATAATCGCCTTCTGGAAATCGGGAGGAATTGCCGGCATGTCTATTCACGGAGGGCTTATCGGCGGAATGATGGGGCTTTGGTGGGGATGCCAAAAACAAAAGCTTTCATTTTGGCGTATGGCAGACCACTTTCTGCCTGCTATTGCCATTGGACTTGCTCTCGGAAGATTGGGCAACTTTGTCAATGGAGAGCTCGTGGGGCGCATAACAGAAGTTCCTTGGGGAATGGATTTTGGAGACGGGGAAAACCGACATCCGGCACAGCTCTATGCGGTGATGAAAGATGTTCTCCTTTGTGCAATTTTTCTTCCTCTTGTTTTTCATCTTCCTTCTGAAAAAAGGGAATCAGAGAAAGGTTCTCCACGAGAATTCATTCAGAAATCCCCCTTCGGAACACTCTCTGCACTTTTTTTGATGACACTTGCTGTCTTTCGGTTTATGGTAGAATTTTTTCGTGCGCCAGATGCGCATATCGGACTCCTCGCCGAAGGACTCAGTATAGGGCAATGGCTTTCAACTGGACTTTTTCTTACGGGAGGAATTCTGCTTTTGTTTCTTCAGATATTTTCTCCGAAGAAAGCCCCGAAGAAATCCGTGTAA
- a CDS encoding ABC transporter permease: MPATLIRLWALTEKECRRFLRVWLQTVMSPVITAILYFAVFGAALSPHISGFSKVSYLAFIVPGLILLQATNNAFQNPSSSLIIAKYHGNIVDLLTAPLSALEKTLGYLFGGIIRGMMVSLVIWAVAAFFVPHLFPEHPLLLLLMLFLANGVFTLLGTIVGIWGNTFDQISGFTTFIITPMGFLGGIFYSIELLPPLARTLSLGNPFFYFADGARWAFFGIADVSPIASFSVCGGMFLVLFTINWFMFAKDWRLKE, encoded by the coding sequence ATGCCTGCTACTCTCATTCGACTTTGGGCGCTCACCGAAAAAGAATGTCGCCGTTTCTTGCGGGTCTGGCTCCAAACGGTCATGTCTCCTGTTATAACAGCTATTCTTTATTTTGCCGTTTTTGGTGCCGCACTTTCTCCACATATTAGCGGATTCTCAAAGGTGTCATATCTCGCCTTTATTGTTCCCGGACTCATTCTTCTTCAGGCGACGAATAACGCATTTCAAAATCCATCAAGTTCCCTCATTATTGCGAAATATCACGGTAACATCGTCGATCTTCTCACAGCACCGCTGAGCGCACTTGAGAAAACACTAGGATACCTCTTTGGTGGCATTATTCGAGGAATGATGGTTTCTCTTGTTATTTGGGCGGTGGCGGCATTTTTTGTCCCTCACCTATTTCCAGAGCATCCTCTCCTTCTTTTGCTGATGCTTTTCTTGGCGAATGGAGTGTTTACGCTTCTTGGAACAATTGTTGGCATTTGGGGGAATACATTCGATCAAATTTCTGGATTCACCACATTCATTATTACACCAATGGGATTTTTGGGAGGCATCTTCTACTCTATTGAACTTCTGCCACCGCTTGCACGAACCCTTTCACTTGGAAACCCCTTCTTTTATTTTGCTGATGGTGCTCGTTGGGCATTTTTTGGAATAGCAGATGTCTCTCCAATCGCCTCCTTTTCGGTGTGTGGAGGAATGTTCCTTGTACTCTTTACTATTAATTGGTTTATGTTTGCGAAAGACTGGCGACTAAAAGAGTAG
- the guaA gene encoding glutamine-hydrolyzing GMP synthase has product MRPIVILDFGSQFAHLIGNRVRRLSAYSEILPVKTLASEIQKLNPCGIILSGGPQSVFEKNSPQPDPKIFDLGIPMLGICYGHQLIAHHFGGHIESLQKEFGKARFSHENGVLFEGVPEESIVWMNHGDSITALPEEFRQNGFTSVCPIAAFENLSQKIFSIQFHPEVTHTEYGMTILQNFIRFCSAEGGWNLSDALEHILTRTREQVGDRNVFLLVSGGVDSSVAFALLVKALGAERVRGLFVDHGLLRKNEADEVEKMLLEHGFSGLFVAHEEEFFLEELRGVTDPEEKRKRIGNAFLAVQQKWTKKLGIEGDHWILGQGTIYPDHIETGGSEHASKIKTHHNRVPEIERMITEGRVIEPLIDLYKDEVREIGRKIGLPEKMISRHPFPGPGLGVRILCGKTDSPLFHAEEIEKNIAEQYSISAKVLPVQSVGVQGDARSYRHPVALFSSEFFHNHQLSLASEIPNSFPEINRTLLCLSQNSMPEKVFSRFPAEMIRERIAILQEADAIIRTILDEEGLQNSVWQFPVVLAPIGISPDTESIILRPIQSENAMTATAVLFSKEVLQKMANCLLEIPEISAVFLDLTSKPPGTIEWE; this is encoded by the coding sequence GTGCGCCCCATTGTTATTCTCGATTTTGGCAGTCAATTTGCTCATCTCATCGGAAATCGTGTGCGACGGCTCTCTGCCTATTCCGAAATCCTTCCTGTGAAGACGTTGGCAAGCGAAATCCAAAAACTGAACCCGTGTGGCATCATTCTCTCGGGAGGTCCACAATCGGTTTTTGAAAAAAACTCTCCACAACCTGATCCAAAAATTTTTGACCTTGGTATTCCCATGCTCGGTATTTGCTATGGGCATCAACTCATTGCGCATCATTTTGGTGGACATATTGAATCGCTCCAAAAAGAATTTGGGAAAGCTCGTTTTTCTCATGAGAACGGAGTGCTTTTTGAAGGAGTTCCAGAGGAGTCGATTGTATGGATGAACCACGGCGATTCTATAACGGCGTTGCCAGAAGAATTCCGTCAAAATGGCTTCACCTCCGTGTGTCCCATTGCCGCATTTGAAAATTTATCGCAGAAGATTTTTTCCATACAATTTCATCCAGAGGTAACGCATACGGAATATGGTATGACCATTCTTCAGAACTTTATTCGATTTTGTAGCGCAGAAGGAGGCTGGAATTTATCGGATGCACTTGAGCATATTCTCACCCGTACTCGAGAACAAGTAGGAGACCGAAACGTGTTTCTCCTTGTTTCTGGTGGCGTTGATTCTTCTGTTGCATTTGCACTTCTCGTAAAAGCGCTTGGGGCAGAACGTGTGCGCGGACTTTTTGTTGATCATGGACTGCTTCGTAAAAATGAAGCAGATGAAGTGGAAAAAATGCTTCTCGAGCACGGATTTTCTGGTCTTTTTGTGGCGCATGAGGAGGAATTTTTTCTGGAAGAACTCCGTGGAGTAACTGATCCAGAAGAAAAACGAAAGCGCATTGGAAATGCATTTCTTGCCGTTCAGCAGAAATGGACAAAAAAGTTGGGAATAGAAGGAGATCACTGGATACTTGGGCAGGGAACGATTTATCCCGATCACATCGAAACCGGAGGAAGTGAACACGCAAGTAAAATTAAAACCCATCACAACCGTGTTCCAGAAATTGAACGAATGATTACAGAAGGACGAGTGATTGAACCACTTATTGATCTCTACAAAGATGAGGTTCGAGAGATAGGGCGCAAAATTGGACTTCCCGAAAAAATGATTTCTCGACACCCTTTTCCCGGACCAGGGCTTGGAGTTCGTATTCTCTGCGGAAAAACAGATTCACCACTTTTTCATGCGGAAGAAATTGAAAAAAATATCGCAGAGCAATATTCCATTTCTGCAAAAGTACTTCCCGTGCAATCTGTGGGAGTTCAGGGTGATGCCCGAAGCTATCGACATCCGGTGGCACTATTTTCGTCGGAATTCTTCCATAATCATCAGCTTAGCTTAGCATCCGAAATTCCCAATTCTTTTCCAGAAATCAACCGTACACTCCTCTGCCTTTCGCAAAATAGTATGCCAGAAAAGGTGTTCTCTCGATTTCCTGCAGAAATGATTCGAGAACGAATCGCAATTTTACAAGAAGCAGATGCCATTATTCGAACTATTTTAGATGAAGAGGGATTGCAAAATTCTGTATGGCAATTTCCGGTAGTACTTGCTCCGATTGGCATTTCTCCCGATACGGAATCGATTATTTTGCGCCCCATTCAGAGCGAAAATGCCATGACCGCAACAGCCGTTCTATTTTCGAAAGAGGTGCTCCAAAAAATGGCGAATTGTCTTTTGGAAATTCCAGAAATTAGTGCAGTATTTTTGGATCTCACTAGCAAACCGCCCGGAACGATTGAGTGGGAATAA
- a CDS encoding ABC transporter ATP-binding protein, protein MLALVFENVRKEYKDLTALSSVSFSVKEGEFFALLGQNGAGKTTLISCLAGTAWRSSGSILVQGEDPEKNPNFTKAHLGIVPQEITFDPFFSPLEALRMRRGFFGLRKNDTYLFWLLEKLSLFDKKDVEPRWLSGGMKRRLMIAFALAHEPRVLILDEPTAGVDVELRKSLWIFLEELRKEKGITILLTTHYLEEAEALADRIAILHKGSVLVCEEKKKLLSRRKRVLEIETNSGEIKTFEMEKEDNIVEKIQSCPSIRDIRIREPKLEEVFLEMTQS, encoded by the coding sequence ATGCTTGCGCTTGTTTTTGAAAACGTTAGAAAGGAATATAAAGACCTTACTGCACTTTCTTCTGTTTCATTTTCCGTAAAAGAGGGGGAATTTTTTGCACTTCTCGGACAAAACGGGGCGGGAAAAACAACACTTATCAGTTGTCTCGCAGGGACGGCATGGCGATCTAGCGGAAGTATTTTAGTGCAAGGGGAAGACCCTGAAAAAAATCCAAACTTCACAAAAGCGCATCTTGGAATTGTTCCACAAGAAATTACGTTTGACCCCTTCTTTTCTCCGCTTGAAGCGCTTCGTATGCGTCGTGGATTTTTTGGACTTCGAAAAAACGACACATATCTCTTTTGGCTTTTGGAAAAACTATCACTCTTCGATAAGAAAGATGTAGAACCGCGTTGGCTTTCGGGCGGGATGAAACGTCGACTCATGATTGCCTTTGCTCTCGCACACGAGCCAAGAGTTCTCATTCTCGATGAACCGACTGCAGGGGTAGATGTAGAACTTCGCAAAAGTTTGTGGATTTTTCTGGAAGAACTTCGAAAAGAAAAGGGAATTACCATTCTTCTCACCACACATTATTTGGAAGAAGCAGAAGCTCTTGCTGATCGTATTGCTATTTTGCACAAAGGAAGCGTATTGGTGTGTGAAGAAAAGAAAAAGCTTCTTTCTCGCCGAAAACGGGTTCTCGAAATAGAAACTAATTCCGGAGAAATTAAGACATTTGAAATGGAAAAAGAAGACAATATTGTGGAAAAAATACAATCTTGCCCGAGTATTCGAGATATTCGTATTCGTGAACCAAAACTAGAGGAAGTTTTTCTAGAGATGACCCAATCTTAA
- a CDS encoding septal ring lytic transglycosylase RlpA family protein: MKSPTTRLLFSSVFAIGLFFPNHAFATRFFTDIPPTHPAFEAISELEERGVINGFSDGSFRPDATITRAAALKIVLLSAGAEMNGVVSISPFPDVPTGEWFAPIARKGKELGIVQGDAQGNFLPSKNVSRAEALAMLFRTQGTSLETPNESPFSDVSLSAWYAPHFAEAKNRGLLLGNTANPDALLTRQELADLAFRFFQPTWEESELRGQASYYGNGLEGGGTASGETFSNAEFMAAHRTLPFGTRVRVIDPDTLASVVVKIVDRGPFVSGRVIDLSQAAFQVLAPLSQGVTDVKLEVVPESTPLGQTPPCNNSIEKVEFLPEDAFPGIELLGKTPRFFRAGEVVHIAGRFSEQNPPEEITAFYEEDGVQQTFRGEISGTVFAVDVFFPHAGDFSLAILLGASGSAKTTPVNVVEENCRISNEENKNAPTNLRFEIRNGSTHFQWDGNGNNLFRIEFSQGNKTVSFFRSKEQEILPPPIALADFQEGFIDVRLWGAQADDSLHQKGGWSASESLHTYAVKRVSREYNKLKDVQLTESFSLGEKISLSGTTPSSLEPTIAIVDPLENIFEENLSFSGEHFSASFQPKFSGSYLVEINRADALTLFVGLVVPKGVAPLLPDGFDLLIGRESKENIEDMPSIMLGMLNRERRDRGIPELSENDALNELAQFRAQDMCDRQYFSHQDPDGKQAEDYRVLYGVQTTVGENIARNSSVFLAHEGLMRSPAHRKLIIDTSYRQVGLGFCRDTSDSEGIIIVQIFGGDPYNKEKLSEWRTEILREANEKRQQSPIVPNAILEGVAQQWANRMSEKDLWGFSDGEDTLEKSLRETGINDYARGMVLRIGSISQLFGLFSENEIDLGEGIQENFLLDTRFDKMGIGVAQSKTWEIFVVILATES, translated from the coding sequence GTGAAATCTCCCACCACTCGCCTGCTCTTTTCCTCGGTTTTTGCTATTGGACTATTTTTTCCAAACCACGCTTTTGCTACTCGTTTTTTTACCGATATTCCTCCGACACACCCTGCTTTTGAAGCAATTTCGGAATTAGAAGAGCGAGGAGTTATTAATGGATTTTCTGATGGATCGTTTCGTCCAGATGCCACCATTACTCGTGCGGCGGCACTCAAAATTGTACTCCTTTCTGCTGGAGCAGAAATGAACGGTGTTGTTTCCATATCTCCGTTTCCAGATGTTCCCACTGGAGAATGGTTTGCTCCAATCGCTCGCAAGGGAAAAGAACTCGGCATTGTTCAGGGGGATGCCCAAGGGAATTTTCTCCCTTCTAAAAATGTTTCTCGCGCAGAAGCGCTTGCCATGCTCTTTCGTACTCAGGGAACCTCACTCGAAACACCAAACGAATCTCCATTTTCGGATGTTTCGCTCAGTGCTTGGTATGCGCCACATTTTGCAGAGGCGAAAAACCGAGGTCTTCTTTTGGGAAATACTGCGAATCCAGATGCCTTGCTCACCCGACAGGAACTTGCGGATTTAGCATTTCGGTTTTTTCAGCCAACATGGGAAGAAAGTGAACTTCGCGGACAGGCAAGTTATTACGGAAATGGACTGGAAGGTGGAGGAACAGCAAGTGGAGAAACATTTTCTAATGCGGAGTTTATGGCGGCGCATCGCACGCTTCCTTTTGGAACTCGTGTAAGAGTAATAGATCCAGATACGCTTGCTTCAGTGGTAGTTAAAATTGTTGACCGAGGTCCATTTGTTTCTGGAAGAGTAATAGATCTCTCACAAGCCGCTTTTCAGGTGCTTGCTCCTCTTTCACAAGGAGTAACAGATGTTAAACTCGAAGTGGTTCCCGAATCAACTCCCCTTGGTCAAACTCCCCCTTGTAATAATAGTATTGAGAAAGTGGAATTTCTTCCTGAGGATGCGTTTCCAGGAATAGAACTTCTTGGCAAAACACCGCGTTTTTTCCGTGCCGGCGAAGTAGTTCATATTGCAGGGAGATTTTCCGAACAAAATCCACCAGAAGAAATAACCGCCTTTTATGAAGAAGATGGTGTTCAACAAACCTTTCGGGGAGAAATAAGCGGAACAGTTTTTGCAGTAGATGTTTTTTTTCCTCATGCAGGTGATTTTTCTCTTGCCATTCTCCTTGGCGCATCTGGTTCCGCAAAAACTACTCCAGTAAATGTTGTTGAAGAAAACTGCCGTATATCGAATGAAGAAAATAAAAATGCCCCAACAAATCTTCGGTTTGAAATTCGAAACGGTTCCACTCATTTTCAGTGGGATGGCAACGGAAATAATCTCTTTCGGATAGAGTTTTCTCAAGGAAACAAAACCGTTTCATTTTTTCGATCAAAAGAACAAGAAATCCTTCCTCCTCCAATAGCACTTGCAGACTTTCAAGAAGGGTTTATTGATGTCCGTCTCTGGGGAGCACAGGCAGATGATTCGCTTCACCAAAAAGGAGGATGGTCGGCAAGCGAATCGCTTCATACTTACGCTGTAAAGCGAGTTTCCCGTGAATACAACAAGCTTAAAGATGTTCAACTTACCGAATCATTTTCTCTGGGAGAAAAAATTTCTCTTTCGGGAACGACCCCCTCTTCGCTTGAGCCGACAATTGCGATTGTTGATCCACTCGAAAATATTTTTGAGGAAAACCTTTCTTTTTCGGGGGAACACTTCTCTGCTTCATTTCAACCAAAATTTTCTGGTTCGTATCTTGTAGAAATCAATCGTGCAGATGCTCTTACACTTTTTGTGGGACTCGTTGTTCCAAAGGGTGTTGCCCCTCTGCTTCCTGATGGATTTGACCTTTTAATAGGACGCGAGAGCAAAGAAAATATTGAAGACATGCCCTCTATCATGCTCGGTATGCTCAATCGTGAGCGGCGAGATCGAGGCATACCAGAGCTTTCAGAAAATGATGCGCTTAATGAATTGGCACAATTTCGTGCCCAAGATATGTGTGACCGACAATATTTCTCTCATCAAGATCCAGATGGAAAACAGGCAGAAGACTATCGAGTGCTTTACGGAGTACAAACCACTGTCGGCGAAAATATCGCGAGAAACTCAAGCGTGTTTCTTGCTCATGAGGGACTTATGCGCTCACCTGCTCACCGAAAACTTATTATCGATACTTCCTATCGCCAAGTAGGGCTTGGGTTTTGTCGAGATACGAGTGATTCTGAAGGCATTATTATAGTGCAGATTTTTGGGGGAGATCCATACAACAAGGAAAAACTTTCGGAATGGCGAACGGAAATCCTTCGAGAAGCAAACGAGAAGCGACAACAAAGCCCTATTGTTCCAAATGCCATTCTTGAAGGGGTTGCTCAGCAGTGGGCAAATCGAATGTCCGAAAAAGATCTCTGGGGATTTTCGGATGGAGAAGATACGCTCGAAAAGTCACTCCGAGAAACCGGAATAAACGACTATGCACGCGGAATGGTGCTTCGCATTGGTTCGATAAGTCAGCTTTTTGGTCTTTTTTCTGAGAATGAAATTGATCTTGGAGAAGGAATTCAAGAAAATTTTCTCCTCGACACTCGTTTTGACAAAATGGGGATTGGTGTTGCGCAAAGTAAGACATGGGAAATCTTTGTAGTAATTCTTGCTACAGAATCGTAA